ATGGACGCGCTTTTGAGCGACCTATAATGACTTCTTTTTTTCTTCGAGCAGCGGGATGAGTTCTCTGAGGTATTTGCGAAAATCTTTGGCAATGGCCGGATGATTAAGTGAAAAGGCTACTGAGGTCTTGAGGTATGACAGAAGATCGCCCACCGTATGCCACTCCCCTTCGATGGCACATGCGTACACTGCGCGCGATTGGCTCATCAATTCGATGGCGTCGGTGAGTTGATATTCTCCATTTTGGGCAGGTTCGATCTGTTCCAGAAAGTCAAAAATTTCGGGCCCAAAGATATAGCGCCCAAGGGTCGCGAGATTTGATGGTGCTTCTGCAGGATCGGGTTTTTCAACGAGTCCCTCAACGAGATAGACATCGTTTATGCGTTTGCCTTTAATAACGCCATAACTACTGATGAGATCTTGCGGCACTTCTTTGACTGCGAGAATTGAGCTGCTGTACCTGTTATAGTGTTCTATCATTTGCCCAATGCAAGGACGCTCTGAAACGACGAGGTCGTCGCCGTAAAGAACGGCAAAGGGTTCGTCGCCAATATGTTTGCGGGCTTTGAGAACGGCGTGTCCTGTACCTAACTGGTCTTTTTGTCGCACGTAATGGATGTCGGCCAGTTGTTCGATCCGGTCCAGCGTTTCGAGCATTTTTAGATCTGCGCGTTCATGCAATGCATGGGCGATTTCGATATTGCGATCAAAGTGGTCTTCAATTGCGCGTTTTCCCCGGCCCGTGATGATCAGGATGTCTTCAATACCCGAGTTGACGAGTTCCTCAATGATGTATTGAATCGCCGGCTTGTCAACAATGGGCATCATCTCTTTGGGCAGGGCCTTGGTGGCGGGCAGCATGCGACTGCCGTGCCCCGCTGCGGGGATTACTGCTTTCCGAATTTTCACCAGGACCTCCAATACCGAGATTGGTCATATGATCTAAATGACAAATTTCAGATTGCCAGAAAGAAATGTCAAGGATATTTTCCCACAATATATTGTCTCTCGTTACTTGACTTTATTTTTTTAAAGCGTTATTATTCTGCATCTTCTCTCCTCCTTTTGCCACTTCTGTTAATTTTCCCCCTATTCAGAAGTCATCTTCTCGCTGCCATTCAACGTTTTTTTAATTTTTTTAACCAATTTTGCCGGATTGTTGTTCGTTTTATCGGTTCCGGTGGGAGATACTTCAGCTATGGCTTTTTGGTTTTCGAACTTGTTTTCAAATGATATTGGTATTGATCTGGGAACTGCCAATACACTGATTTATGTCAAAGGGCAGGGTATTGTGATCAATGAACCTTCAATTGTAGCCCTTGAGCGTCATACGCGCAAGCCGCTGGCCATTGGTTCTCAGGCGAAAGAAATGCTTGGACGCGAAAAACCGGATATAGAGGTGGTGCGCCCGCTCCGCGATGGCGTCATCGCCGATTTTGATGTGACTGAGGAAATGTTGCGCTTTTTTATTTCCAAAGTAAAAACAAACAAACTGCTGGTCAGACCGCGCGTTGTGATTTGTGTGCCTTCCGGTGTTACGCCTGTCGAAATGCGCGCTGTAAGCGAGGCTGCTGATCGCGCGGGTGCCCGCGAAGTTTATTTGATCAAAGAACCCATGGCGGCTGCGATTGGCGTTGGGTTGCCCATAGAGGATGCGGTGGGATCTATGGTCGTTGATATTGGCGGTGGAACAACTGAGATCGCAGTGATTGCACTGTCTGGCATTGTGACATCCAGATCAATTAAAACAGCGGGCGATGAATTGACAGAAGTCATTGTGCAATTTCTCAAACGCAAACACAACCTGTTGGTGGGAAACCGCAGTGCCGAGCAAATCAAGTGCGCTATTGGCACTGCCGTGGGACTCGATGAAGAACTGCAACATACGTGCCGAGGTCTGGA
Above is a genomic segment from Gemmatimonadota bacterium containing:
- a CDS encoding rod shape-determining protein, translating into MAFWFSNLFSNDIGIDLGTANTLIYVKGQGIVINEPSIVALERHTRKPLAIGSQAKEMLGREKPDIEVVRPLRDGVIADFDVTEEMLRFFISKVKTNKLLVRPRVVICVPSGVTPVEMRAVSEAADRAGAREVYLIKEPMAAAIGVGLPIEDAVGSMVVDIGGGTTEIAVIALSGIVTSRSIKTAGDELTEVIVQFLKRKHNLLVGNRSAEQIKCAIGTAVGLDEELQHTCRGLEMVQAIPRVITVHSKEIREALAGSVNEIVNAVRRTLEQTPPELAADILDNGIILTGGGALLRGLDRRLVNETGLPVMVADDPLTCVVRGTGKVLADLHGYRNVLE
- the galU gene encoding UTP--glucose-1-phosphate uridylyltransferase GalU; this encodes MKIRKAVIPAAGHGSRMLPATKALPKEMMPIVDKPAIQYIIEELVNSGIEDILIITGRGKRAIEDHFDRNIEIAHALHERADLKMLETLDRIEQLADIHYVRQKDQLGTGHAVLKARKHIGDEPFAVLYGDDLVVSERPCIGQMIEHYNRYSSSILAVKEVPQDLISSYGVIKGKRINDVYLVEGLVEKPDPAEAPSNLATLGRYIFGPEIFDFLEQIEPAQNGEYQLTDAIELMSQSRAVYACAIEGEWHTVGDLLSYLKTSVAFSLNHPAIAKDFRKYLRELIPLLEEKKKSL